TTAAAAAGCGTGGTCATTCTGTTGAGTACAAAACATCAGGGTGGAAGCTTTCTACTGATAGAAAATACATCTCATTTAGTGACGGGTTTGATATTGGTAGACTCAAATTAGTTGGGACTCGTGACCTAGGCTTTTACTCTATAAAGCAGATTAAGCGAGTCAGAATAGTTAAACGTGCTGACGGATACTATTGTCAGTTTTGCGTTGATGTTGAGCGCAAAGAACAGCGTCAGCTTGTTGGGGAGCTAGTAGGAATAGATTTAGGTTTAGAGTTTTTCTACACTGATTCTGATGGTAAAACAGTTGAGAATCCTAGGTTACTGCGTAAGTCTGAAAAGTCTTTGAAACGCAAACAAAGAAAGGCTTCTAAATCTAAAAAAGGTTCATCTAATCGCCGCAAAGCTGTTAAGAAATTAGCTAAAAAGCACCTCAAGGTAAGTAGACAGCGTAAAGACTTTGTAGTTAAGACTGCGAGGGCGCTTGTCCAGTCTAGCGATTTGGTAGTCTATGAGGACTTGCAGGTGAAAAACATGGTTAAAAACCATCATTTAGCTAAATCTATCAGCGATGCATCATGGTCACTGTTCACTGATTGGGTGGACTACTACGGCAAAGTTTTTGATACTTGGGTAGTAGCAGTTGCACCCCACTACACCAGCCAAGATTGTGCTGTTTGTGGCACACGGGTTAAAAAATCATTGTCTACCCGTACCCACAAATGTCATTCTTGTGGAGCAATTTTTCACCGTGACCACAATGCAGCGATTATGATTTTGAACAAAGGGCTTGAGCGTACCGTCGGGCGGACGGAATCCAAAGCTTGTGGACAGAACGACCTCTATCTAGGTGGGGAAACTCCTCTAGGTAAGTCGGCTGAGTGAAGCAAGAATCCCACCCCTTCAAGGGGTGGGAGCGTCAAGCAATTGAATGCTCTTTAAAGTCTCTTATTTGTTATGAACACAATAAAGATAACTGGCTCTTGCGTGTATAGCGTGCTTAATTATTAATGAAAGTCGATTAAATTGCTTTAATAACAAGGCTTATAGGCGTTTATAATTTGATTTTTAGTAACAGTAGCTCAAATACAAAAAATAATGGCTTTTATCGGAGCCAGGCAAGGGTTTCAAACTTATTTTTTAACAAATTCAGCACGCTAAGTACGCAAGAACCAAGAAAACATCCCTAATATTGCTGATTGTATCCGCCAGATAAATTTGCAAACTCGCGGCGAACTTTTTTTAGTACCAGTAGGAGAGTATGACGAAAATTATATTCATCGACTTGCTGACCTAGATATGCGGTCTTTCTATCGGCGACAAAATAATCCAGTTGAGCAATTAATTGAGGATATTAAAGAACAACTAGATCCTGATGTAATTTTAATTGATGCCCGTCCTGGATTTAATGATGTAGGTGCGATCGCACTGTTCGATTTAGCTGATACTGCCATAATTTGTTTTTCGCCAACTGAGCAGAGCTTTGAGGGATTGCGTTGGGTTGTGCAAGCAGCTCGTAAACAACAAAATTATCAGGGTAAGCCAGATGTGCGATTTCTATTAACACCAGTGCCAGCAGTTGCAGCAGAACAGCACCAAATTTGGATCAATAAAGTCGAAGATTGGATTGTAGACAACTGGGGTTTACCTAATGAAACAACAGTTGGACAGCTTTATCATGAAGTTCTGTACAATGCGAATATCACAACTTTGTCTAGTTTAGTCAATGATGTACCCAGGAGTTTAATAGATGTTTATTTACCTCTGGCTGATACCATTGATGCTAGTTTGCCAGATCTTAAACCTAACATAGTAACTAAAATTGTTGAGAATCGGAGAAATATTCTTAATGAATTACGTTTTGAGGCAGCAACTGCACAAGAACTAGAACTAGATAATATTCCGAATATCTTTGAGAGGACAGAGGATTTTCCTAAATTTTTAAGTAATAAAATTTGGCTAATTCGTGGTGCTAAGGGAACTGGGAAAAGTCTTTTATTTAGACTGTTTGTAGAAACGCCAAATGAAGCCAAGGTATTAGCTCAAACTGATTTCAATTTAAATAATATTAGTTTTATTCCAGCCCACGGTCAGCCTAGAGTATCAAAAACGATTTTAGAAAGTGTTGACCTATATAGCTATGAACAGCAAGTTGGTGACAATGACTGGCAATTTTTTTGGCTCAATTATGGTCTTTTACAACTGTGCAATACTCAGCCGGAATTACGTTTATTGACGGGTTTAGATGAAAAATTAGTTAGATTGAGCGCCCAAGAAAACCCTGCTCATGCTGGGATTATTTCATGGTTGGTAGAGCGATCGCAATCTCCCCAAGCGCGACCACAAGCGGCTGACGAGTTGCGTATAATTGACCGATGGTTACAGCAGAATAATCAGGTGATCTGGCTACTTTACGATGAACTAGATGCTGGCTTTGGTTCTACTCAAGACGATTATAAGCGACGCCGAAGGGTAGTTGAAGGATTGCTGGCTTGGTGGTTGGAAAGCGGCACAAGTCTCAAGCAGATTGTACCCAAGATATTTTTACGCGAAGATATCTGGAATCAACTCAACTTTACTAATACAGGACATTATAGCGGACGCTCACTTCAATTGCGTTGGGAAGAAGCTGACCTTTGGCGACTGGTGCTTCGTCAAGCTCTAAAAAGTTCTCAGTTGCTGAAAAAATCTTTAGAACAAAAGTTGGGGGTTACTGTCGAACGACTCAATATAATGGGGACGGAGCAATTACGTCAAAGTCTCTATTCCCTATGGGGCGAAAGGATGGGAGGTGGTAAGAAAGCCTACAGTTATAACTGGGTTCGCA
The Gloeotrichia echinulata CP02 DNA segment above includes these coding regions:
- a CDS encoding transposase encodes the protein MLVLEAKLKGKQSQYNSIDEAIRTALFIRNKALRHWMDNKDVGKNDLQKLCAILAKEFDFADKLNSMARQASADRAWLAIKRFYDNCKAKKPGKKGFPKFKKRGHSVEYKTSGWKLSTDRKYISFSDGFDIGRLKLVGTRDLGFYSIKQIKRVRIVKRADGYYCQFCVDVERKEQRQLVGELVGIDLGLEFFYTDSDGKTVENPRLLRKSEKSLKRKQRKASKSKKGSSNRRKAVKKLAKKHLKVSRQRKDFVVKTARALVQSSDLVVYEDLQVKNMVKNHHLAKSISDASWSLFTDWVDYYGKVFDTWVVAVAPHYTSQDCAVCGTRVKKSLSTRTHKCHSCGAIFHRDHNAAIMILNKGLERTVGRTESKACGQNDLYLGGETPLGKSAE
- a CDS encoding ParA family protein, with amino-acid sequence MQTRGELFLVPVGEYDENYIHRLADLDMRSFYRRQNNPVEQLIEDIKEQLDPDVILIDARPGFNDVGAIALFDLADTAIICFSPTEQSFEGLRWVVQAARKQQNYQGKPDVRFLLTPVPAVAAEQHQIWINKVEDWIVDNWGLPNETTVGQLYHEVLYNANITTLSSLVNDVPRSLIDVYLPLADTIDASLPDLKPNIVTKIVENRRNILNELRFEAATAQELELDNIPNIFERTEDFPKFLSNKIWLIRGAKGTGKSLLFRLFVETPNEAKVLAQTDFNLNNISFIPAHGQPRVSKTILESVDLYSYEQQVGDNDWQFFWLNYGLLQLCNTQPELRLLTGLDEKLVRLSAQENPAHAGIISWLVERSQSPQARPQAADELRIIDRWLQQNNQVIWLLYDELDAGFGSTQDDYKRRRRVVEGLLAWWLESGTSLKQIVPKIFLREDIWNQLNFTNTGHYSGRSLQLRWEEADLWRLVLRQALKSSQLLKKSLEQKLGVTVERLNIMGTEQLRQSLYSLWGERMGGGKKAYSYNWVRTRIADGQKNCFPRSLILLLEEAVKLEKEFSTEYSSSSQVTLRPKALINAFPHVSQQRVAEVRNEYPELENFLEKLQGERSPIDENLLREIWNVEDGELARLIKEMVEAGILTERSRPKDPPPRIYAVAELYLYGLNMVRKGQR